The sequence TCTCATTCTCCAAATACAGGAATTCGCTTCTGAAAAGGCCGATTCCGCCTGCATCATTTTTCAAAACAGCTCCCACATCTGAGCTATTGCCGATGTTGGCATAGATATTGATGTGCTGACCGCTCAATGTGACATTCTCTTTGCCTTTTAACTGTTCCAACAGTTTCTTTCTTTCTATATCCTCAGCCTGCTTTTTCTTCATCGCAGCGAGTGTCTCTTCATCTGGATCGATATAAATCTTTCCGTCAAACCCGTCGATGACAGCAAATTTACCATCATATTCCGGTTTCAACTCTTCGCCCAAACCGATGATTGCCGGGATATTCATTGTTCTTGCCAAAATTGCTGTATGTGAGTTCGAAGAACCATACATCGTAGCAAAGCCCAATACTTTTTCTTTATCAAGCTGGACTGTCTCACTTGGAACAAGATCATCTGCCGCAACAATGACAGGTTCATCTGTCGCAAATGCAACTTTTTCTGCTCCGGACAAAATGTTCAAAATACGCTCAGAAACGTCTTTTACATCCGCAGCACGTCCCTGCATATATGCATCATCCATTGCGGAAAACATCGCTGCGAAATTGTCAGCTGTCGTTCCCACCGCATATTCTGCATTCACCTGTTGTGCAGTGATAATATTGATAATAGATTCAATGTAATCCAAATCTTCCAGCATCATCTGATGAATCTCAAAGATCATCGCATTCGTCTCACCGACGTCTGACATCGCCTTCTGATACAATTCCTGAAGTTCTGCAACCGCCTTTGCCTTTGCATCTTCAAAACGTTTTACTTCGCTTTCTGTATCATCCACATGCCATCTTTTGATCTGCTGTTCATTTCTTTTATAAAAGGCAATCTTACCGATTGATACACCGCCAAATACACTTTTGCCAGTTAATGTAATCATAGCTTAACCTTCCTCAACATTATTTTTCTTATAAGTTTTCTTTTAAAAATGTCTCGATTGCTGCGATTGCTTCTGCTTCGTCAGCACCCTCTGCTGTCATTACGATCTCTTCACCGCATTTTACAGCCAATCCCATTACACCAAAGATTCTTTTTGCATCTGCTTCTTTTTCTCCCTTTTTCAGTTTAATATCTGATTGGAATTTTGCAGCTTCTTTTACTAATAATCCTGCTGGTCTTGCGTGGATTCCTTCACTATCTGTAATTACATAACTAAATTCTTTCATGATTAATCTCCTTTTCTTTTCTGTAAATATTAGGATTTACCTTTCCCTATTATCTAATATTTTTCACTATTTTTCAATAGTAATTGGTTTTTTTAACAGAATAATTCCAAACATCGTCACGACAGCACCTATCGCTATTGCTGCGAGGAACATCGGTGCATTGTCCATAATACCAACTACAAAGATACCTCCATGCGGTGCTCTTGAACCACATCCAAACGCCATTGAGACCGCTCCGGCCACTGCCGAACCAACGATTGACGGTGGAATAATGCGCAGAGGATCAGATGCCGCAAATGGGATTGCTCCCTCTGTAATAAATGACAGTCCCATAATATAGTTGGTAACAGTCGTCTGTTTTTCACTCTCTGTAAATCTGTTTTTTGCAAATGTCGTGGCAAGTGCGATTCCGATTGGAGGAACCATTCCACCAGCCATAACCGCCGCCATAATATCAAACTGTCCGCTTGCGATTGCTGCTGTTCCAAATACATACGCAGCCTTGTTAAACGGTCCTCCAAAGTCGATTGCCATCATACCGCCGAGAACAGCTCCAAGCAGCACTTTGCTTCCCTCACCCATACTTGCAAGTCCGTCATACAACCATTGATTGAATGCTCCGACAGGTGGATTGATGATAAATACCATGATCGCACCGATCAATACAATTCCAAAGAACGGATAAATCAGCACCGGTTTTGTTCCCTCCAATGCCCTTGGGAGCTTTGCAAATGCTTTTTCGATAAGAAGCATCAGGTATCCTGCAATAAATCCGGCGAGCAGCGCTCCAAAAAATCCGGA comes from Coprococcus phoceensis and encodes:
- the ptsP gene encoding phosphoenolpyruvate--protein phosphotransferase, translating into MITLTGKSVFGGVSIGKIAFYKRNEQQIKRWHVDDTESEVKRFEDAKAKAVAELQELYQKAMSDVGETNAMIFEIHQMMLEDLDYIESIINIITAQQVNAEYAVGTTADNFAAMFSAMDDAYMQGRAADVKDVSERILNILSGAEKVAFATDEPVIVAADDLVPSETVQLDKEKVLGFATMYGSSNSHTAILARTMNIPAIIGLGEELKPEYDGKFAVIDGFDGKIYIDPDEETLAAMKKKQAEDIERKKLLEQLKGKENVTLSGQHINIYANIGNSSDVGAVLKNDAGGIGLFRSEFLYLENETFPTEEQQFAVYKTVAENMAGKKVIIRTLDIGADKQADYFNLDKEENPALGYRAIRICLTKPEIFKTQLRALYRASAFGQIAIMFPMITAVWEVKKIKEIVEEVKEELRKEGIAFREDMELGIMIETPAAVMVSRELAKEVDFFSVGTNDLTQYTLAIDRQNPKLDTFYDPHHPAVLAMIQMAADNAHAEGKWIGICGELGADLELTETFLKMGIDELSVSPSMILPVRKKVRETE
- a CDS encoding HPr family phosphocarrier protein, yielding MKEFSYVITDSEGIHARPAGLLVKEAAKFQSDIKLKKGEKEADAKRIFGVMGLAVKCGEEIVMTAEGADEAEAIAAIETFLKENL